The following proteins are co-located in the Abditibacteriaceae bacterium genome:
- a CDS encoding sigma-70 family RNA polymerase sigma factor, producing MKLLSSETTHEKSDDTTPQTMAQVEGRPAKARASRRAFGGDENTLLTMFDRLNGPQTVLRAGDREALRHHLILAHAPLVEHCARAFAASGEPIEDLVQEGTIGLIKAVDRFDPSKGVRFSTYACHLISGEMRHYLRDLGKLIHEPGWHAALRARVMRENESLAQKLGRAPLAEEIASALDMQPQIVRAVFDVQNTLSVESLDDGGEDDSRPTGEERAARCDNRTVAKRDLPVHVENQMLLAAALPRLRDLEEKAVRLFFYGERTKTEIARELEISVNYASYLVKRGLANLRRILEEGDAIVETAPIRTRAVMKNALRPAPVALASKEVRLENLVAWIEREALSRHKKFAVLVFRVINWDTATKRLNEASLEAAHAATVEISRRACRRTDIVVQLIGEYPTGEVLGGLNFLALLPETDARGLRVGERWASRCTSAAVSPSNPAAVDALLVDYAYALYPDYSDATSLAHRLISQL from the coding sequence ATGAAATTATTATCTTCTGAGACGACGCACGAAAAATCCGACGACACCACGCCTCAAACGATGGCGCAGGTCGAAGGCCGACCAGCGAAAGCGCGTGCCTCGCGGCGAGCTTTCGGGGGCGATGAGAACACGTTGCTCACTATGTTCGACCGCTTAAATGGCCCACAAACCGTCCTGCGGGCAGGCGACCGCGAAGCATTGCGCCATCACCTGATTCTGGCGCACGCGCCGCTTGTCGAGCATTGCGCGCGGGCATTTGCTGCGTCGGGCGAACCTATCGAGGATTTGGTTCAGGAAGGCACGATCGGCCTGATTAAAGCAGTCGATCGCTTTGATCCGTCCAAAGGTGTTCGTTTCTCGACTTACGCTTGCCACCTGATTTCCGGCGAAATGCGCCACTATTTGCGCGATCTGGGCAAGCTGATTCACGAACCCGGCTGGCACGCGGCGTTGCGTGCGCGTGTCATGCGCGAAAACGAATCACTGGCTCAAAAACTGGGTCGCGCGCCCTTAGCCGAAGAAATCGCTTCGGCGCTCGACATGCAGCCGCAAATCGTGCGCGCCGTCTTCGATGTGCAGAACACGCTGTCGGTGGAAAGCCTCGACGACGGCGGCGAAGACGATTCACGCCCGACCGGCGAAGAACGTGCTGCGCGCTGCGACAATCGGACGGTTGCCAAGCGTGATTTGCCGGTTCACGTCGAAAACCAGATGCTGCTGGCGGCGGCGCTGCCACGCTTGCGTGATTTGGAAGAAAAAGCCGTTCGCCTCTTCTTTTACGGCGAACGCACCAAGACTGAAATCGCGCGTGAGTTGGAAATTTCAGTGAATTACGCTTCGTATCTGGTGAAGCGCGGGCTGGCGAATCTGCGCCGCATTCTCGAAGAAGGCGACGCGATTGTCGAAACCGCACCGATTCGCACACGCGCAGTAATGAAGAACGCGCTGCGCCCTGCACCTGTCGCCTTGGCAAGCAAAGAAGTACGTCTGGAAAATCTCGTGGCCTGGATCGAGCGCGAAGCGCTTTCCCGTCACAAGAAATTTGCCGTTCTGGTGTTCCGCGTTATCAACTGGGACACGGCGACCAAACGGTTGAACGAAGCTTCGCTCGAAGCCGCGCACGCGGCTACCGTTGAGATTTCGCGCCGCGCCTGCCGACGCACCGATATCGTCGTCCAGTTAATCGGAGAGTATCCGACGGGCGAAGTGTTGGGCGGCCTGAACTTTCTTGCTCTCTTGCCCGAAACCGATGCGCGCGGTTTGCGTGTCGGCGAACGCTGGGCTTCGCGCTGCACCTCGGCTGCGGTTTCGCCGTCGAATCCGGCAGCCGTCGATGCGCTTCTCGTCGATTATGCTTACGCGCTTTATCCCGATTATTCCGATGCGACTTCGCTTGCGCACCGGCTGATTTCGCAACTGTAA
- the rpmG gene encoding 50S ribosomal protein L33 — translation MASKNQTTLTLACTECKQRNYQTSKNKKNVKDRLRLQKYCSTCRSHKEHAETR, via the coding sequence ATGGCATCGAAAAATCAAACGACGCTGACGTTGGCCTGCACCGAATGCAAGCAGCGCAACTATCAGACGTCGAAGAACAAGAAGAACGTCAAAGACCGCTTGCGCTTGCAGAAGTATTGCTCGACGTGCCGCAGTCACAAAGAACACGCGGAAACGCGTTAA
- the nusG gene encoding transcription termination/antitermination protein NusG gives MSKQWYAVHTYAGQEEKIRQNLERRIESLGLDNRISRVLVPTEEEQKMRGAKKVTVKRKVFPGYVLVEMEMDDETWHFIRQTVGVTGFLGQAHGATSRPTPLQQTEVDNLLGRIGEAVPQRRTALFHKGERVNVVGGPFAGSEGRIEDINVKGEKLTVMIPIFGRETRVDLDFALVERIS, from the coding sequence ATGTCCAAGCAGTGGTATGCGGTGCATACCTATGCCGGTCAGGAAGAAAAAATCAGGCAGAACCTTGAGCGTCGCATCGAATCGCTCGGGCTGGACAACCGTATTTCGCGAGTCCTCGTCCCGACCGAGGAAGAGCAGAAAATGCGCGGCGCCAAGAAAGTGACCGTCAAGCGCAAGGTGTTTCCGGGATACGTTCTCGTCGAGATGGAAATGGACGACGAAACGTGGCACTTCATCCGCCAAACGGTAGGTGTGACCGGCTTCCTTGGCCAGGCCCACGGAGCCACCAGCCGCCCGACGCCGTTGCAGCAAACCGAAGTCGATAACTTGCTGGGACGCATCGGTGAAGCTGTGCCGCAGCGTCGCACCGCGTTGTTCCACAAAGGCGAGCGCGTCAATGTTGTCGGCGGCCCGTTCGCGGGCAGTGAAGGTCGCATTGAAGACATCAATGTCAAGGGCGAAAAACTCACGGTCATGATTCCGATCTTCGGACGCGAAACCCGCGTTGACCTCGACTTCGCGCTTGTAGAACGTATTTCATAA
- the secE gene encoding preprotein translocase subunit SecE, with amino-acid sequence MAIVRTTKEETPMTGAPAKKPNATRPSGRPLPQRAPAKPSGQFINETQAELRRVTWPTGDQVRAGTIVTVLMLAFFAVYVSGLDYVIERIFQAVGVYGPPTS; translated from the coding sequence ATGGCCATCGTTCGCACCACAAAAGAAGAGACCCCGATGACAGGCGCGCCGGCCAAAAAGCCGAATGCGACTCGTCCTTCTGGTCGCCCGCTGCCCCAGCGCGCGCCAGCGAAACCGAGCGGTCAGTTCATCAACGAAACGCAGGCGGAACTCCGCCGCGTGACGTGGCCCACCGGCGATCAAGTTCGCGCCGGAACCATCGTTACCGTTTTGATGCTGGCTTTCTTTGCGGTTTATGTTTCGGGTCTCGACTACGTTATCGAACGTATCTTTCAAGCCGTCGGTGTCTACGGCCCTCCCACTTCGTAA
- the cysS gene encoding cysteine--tRNA ligase → MSQSTQTGINLYNTLSRDKQELVLREAGVVSLYVCGVTPYDALHIGHARAFMAYDVLRRVLEARGLRVKHIQNVTDVEDKIIERAKYLGESSLDLAARFAGEALEDTIALNILPAHEYPKVSGHMDEILELVEGLEDKGYAYAKEGDVYFDVSRDEDYGKLSGQKPADLEAGSRVNVEEKKDDPLDFALWKKAKLGEPAWESKYGKGRPGWHIECSAMALKTLGPGFDIHGGARELVFPHHENEVAQSESYLDGQSFANIWWHCGELRVEGRKMSKSLGNFLTVRDALKKADANEWRLLFLQTHPRSPLDYSDTRLEQTKSSWARLENTLGQSTVEYDRTSASSAAQTFQTRFDAALADDMNTPDALAVVFDAVTEWNRSGDASLGAAIRANLEMLGFRFSKRELGGQSDVTPQLLDLLISVRDAARERRDWKTSDEIRDRLKTIGIALEDTPDGTRWKLERQ, encoded by the coding sequence GTGTCCCAATCAACTCAAACCGGAATTAACCTTTACAATACCCTCAGCCGCGACAAGCAGGAGCTCGTCCTGCGCGAGGCGGGCGTCGTTTCGCTTTACGTTTGCGGCGTAACGCCCTACGACGCGCTGCACATCGGCCACGCGCGCGCGTTCATGGCTTACGACGTGTTGCGTCGCGTTTTAGAAGCGCGTGGCCTGCGCGTCAAGCACATTCAGAACGTCACCGATGTTGAAGATAAAATCATCGAGCGCGCGAAATATCTCGGCGAATCGTCGCTCGATTTAGCGGCGCGATTCGCTGGCGAAGCGCTCGAAGACACGATTGCGCTCAATATTCTGCCCGCGCATGAATACCCGAAAGTTTCGGGCCACATGGATGAGATTCTCGAACTCGTCGAAGGATTAGAAGACAAAGGCTACGCTTACGCCAAAGAAGGCGACGTTTATTTCGACGTTTCGCGCGACGAAGATTACGGTAAATTAAGCGGTCAGAAACCCGCCGACTTAGAAGCCGGTTCGCGCGTGAATGTCGAAGAAAAGAAAGACGATCCGCTCGATTTTGCGCTGTGGAAAAAGGCCAAATTGGGCGAACCCGCGTGGGAATCGAAGTACGGCAAAGGCCGTCCCGGTTGGCACATCGAATGTTCGGCGATGGCGCTCAAAACGCTCGGCCCCGGCTTCGATATTCACGGTGGCGCACGCGAACTGGTGTTTCCGCATCACGAAAACGAAGTCGCGCAAAGCGAAAGCTATCTCGACGGGCAAAGCTTTGCCAACATCTGGTGGCATTGCGGCGAACTACGCGTCGAAGGCCGCAAGATGAGCAAAAGTCTGGGCAACTTCTTGACGGTGCGCGACGCTCTCAAGAAAGCCGACGCCAACGAATGGCGTTTGCTGTTCTTGCAAACGCATCCGCGCTCGCCGCTCGATTATTCTGATACGCGACTGGAGCAAACCAAAAGTTCGTGGGCGCGATTGGAAAATACGCTCGGCCAGAGTACGGTCGAATACGACCGTACTTCGGCATCGTCCGCCGCGCAAACTTTCCAGACGCGCTTTGATGCCGCGCTCGCCGACGACATGAATACGCCCGACGCGCTTGCAGTTGTGTTCGATGCCGTGACCGAATGGAATCGCAGCGGCGATGCTTCGCTCGGAGCCGCGATTCGCGCTAATCTGGAGATGCTGGGCTTCCGCTTTTCCAAGCGCGAATTGGGTGGGCAAAGCGACGTCACGCCACAGCTTCTCGACTTGCTGATTTCCGTCCGCGACGCAGCCCGCGAACGCCGCGACTGGAAAACTTCGGATGAAATCCGCGACCGCTTGAAAACAATCGGCATCGCGCTCGAAGACACGCCAGACGGTACACGTTGGAAACTCGAACGCCAATGA
- a CDS encoding SIMPL domain-containing protein (The SIMPL domain is named for its presence in mouse protein SIMPL (signalling molecule that associates with mouse pelle-like kinase). Bacterial member BP26, from Brucella, was shown to assemble into a channel-like structure, while YggE from E. coli has been associated with resistance to oxidative stress.), with amino-acid sequence MKRIFWLGLVVLAAIARAEAQEVGAVKQRLITVSGEAEVKTAPDEVAITLGLVTSDADLAKARNLNNERVKGLLAVARNLKIDRKNIATDFLTIDPNFGNNARFTVRRKVIVTIKDVGKWDEALTRMLQNNRANSVQGIDFRTTNLRPLRDKARDMAIKAAREKAVALTGALGAKLGRVMTINEGYSGGSPYSYWNEWGYGGYGGGQRQNMMQNASISSGAPSEASGTLSPGQISVNARVSVVFEIE; translated from the coding sequence ATGAAACGAATTTTTTGGCTGGGCCTGGTTGTTCTGGCAGCAATAGCGCGTGCAGAGGCGCAGGAAGTAGGCGCAGTAAAGCAGCGATTGATTACGGTTTCGGGTGAAGCTGAAGTTAAAACTGCGCCCGATGAAGTGGCGATTACGCTCGGCCTTGTCACCTCCGATGCGGATTTGGCCAAAGCGCGCAATCTCAACAACGAGCGAGTGAAAGGGCTTCTTGCTGTTGCCCGCAATCTGAAGATCGACCGGAAAAATATCGCCACCGATTTTCTTACCATCGACCCGAATTTCGGCAACAACGCACGCTTTACCGTGCGGCGCAAAGTCATTGTGACGATTAAAGATGTGGGGAAGTGGGACGAAGCACTCACGCGAATGCTGCAAAACAACCGCGCCAATTCGGTTCAAGGCATCGACTTTCGGACGACGAATTTACGCCCGCTGCGTGATAAGGCGCGCGACATGGCGATTAAGGCAGCGCGTGAGAAGGCCGTCGCTCTCACCGGCGCGTTGGGGGCCAAACTCGGTCGCGTCATGACGATAAACGAAGGCTACTCGGGCGGCAGCCCGTATTCGTATTGGAACGAATGGGGTTATGGTGGCTATGGCGGCGGCCAAAGGCAAAATATGATGCAAAACGCTTCAATCAGCTCGGGCGCGCCTTCGGAAGCCAGTGGCACGCTTTCGCCGGGCCAGATTTCGGTCAATGCGCGCGTCTCAGTCGTCTTTGAAATCGAGTAA
- the rplA gene encoding 50S ribosomal protein L1, with the protein MANKHGKRYRALAEKYDFSRSYSASEAIGIVKEVANAKFDETVDVTVILGIDPKKGDQQVRGTITLPHGTGKTPRVVAIAKGDAATAAEAAGADAVGAEELIAQIENDSVQFDVLVATPDMMRLLSRLGKKLGPRMPNAKSGTVGPDLGRIVADRKKGQIEYRNEPKAAVVHSVIGKSSFEPTQLVENLSALMDALQRAKPSSSKGTYLRGITLSSTMGPGIKVELSSI; encoded by the coding sequence ATGGCGAATAAGCATGGAAAACGCTATCGCGCGCTGGCCGAGAAATACGATTTTTCGCGTTCCTACTCGGCGTCCGAAGCGATTGGCATTGTTAAAGAAGTTGCGAATGCAAAGTTCGATGAAACCGTTGACGTAACGGTCATCCTCGGCATCGACCCCAAAAAGGGCGATCAGCAGGTTCGCGGCACGATTACTCTTCCCCACGGAACGGGGAAGACACCGCGCGTTGTTGCAATCGCTAAGGGCGACGCCGCAACCGCTGCGGAAGCCGCCGGCGCAGATGCCGTTGGTGCCGAAGAATTGATCGCGCAAATCGAAAACGATTCGGTTCAGTTCGACGTTTTGGTTGCAACACCTGACATGATGCGTTTGCTGTCGCGTCTGGGCAAAAAGCTCGGGCCGCGGATGCCTAACGCGAAGTCGGGAACCGTCGGGCCGGACTTGGGCCGCATCGTCGCGGATCGTAAGAAAGGCCAGATTGAATACCGCAACGAACCGAAAGCAGCTGTTGTGCATTCGGTTATCGGCAAGTCGTCGTTTGAACCGACGCAGCTTGTCGAAAACCTGTCGGCTTTGATGGACGCGCTGCAACGCGCCAAGCCATCGTCGTCGAAAGGCACCTACCTGCGCGGCATCACGCTTTCGAGCACGATGGGCCCGGGTATCAAAGTCGAACTGTCGAGCATTTAA
- the rplK gene encoding 50S ribosomal protein L11, producing the protein MAKKATGFIKLQLPAGAATPAPPVGPALGQHGVNIMQFVKAYNELTAAQSGTIIPVEITVYQDRSFTFITKTPPAAALLKKAAGVAKGASNPIKDRAGSVTEAQLREMATLKLPDLNANDVEGAMKILAGTARSMGIKVEG; encoded by the coding sequence ATGGCAAAGAAAGCGACAGGATTTATCAAATTGCAGTTGCCCGCAGGCGCTGCGACTCCGGCTCCGCCGGTCGGCCCGGCCCTGGGTCAGCATGGTGTCAACATCATGCAGTTCGTGAAGGCTTACAACGAACTGACGGCAGCGCAGAGCGGAACCATTATTCCGGTTGAAATTACGGTCTATCAGGATCGCAGCTTCACCTTCATCACCAAGACACCGCCCGCGGCTGCCTTGCTGAAGAAAGCCGCCGGCGTAGCGAAAGGCGCTTCCAACCCGATTAAAGATCGTGCGGGCAGCGTAACCGAAGCTCAGTTGCGCGAAATGGCGACGCTGAAATTACCCGATCTCAACGCAAACGATGTCGAAGGCGCGATGAAAATTCTCGCCGGAACCGCGCGCTCGATGGGAATCAAAGTCGAAGGCTAA
- a CDS encoding AI-2E family transporter, whose translation MSGGMMNETDADVRPLSYSDLRRFLGLLTLMAISAVLIWRLADTILLFVMVLLFATVLNPVVAWLERRGVKRGLAVMLVMMLLIGVLALLVWLVVPVVLQQLNQLTQSAPQIRQSILSQFEKIADRYPAIENSLPETDAIVKAARSQAGNAAQFAFRTSMGIIGALFIFIVALLLLVFTLSDPKPLLSGFLATVPERHRDTARRCVVRIIGQMAAWIKATLINGLITGTLTGVLLMFIGVKPAFVFGILAFFGEFVPNVGPIVASAPALFVALGQGLEKGGLALAAIFAVQMLSGNVLVPLIMGKQMELHPVAITFFALGMAGLFGVAGAILAVPAAATLKVLIDEFYLRPQRIEGELESEKVKSTTHSIVTAPLYSQPELQIDTNE comes from the coding sequence TTGTCTGGAGGCATGATGAACGAAACCGATGCTGACGTCCGGCCACTGTCTTACAGCGACTTGCGCCGCTTTCTCGGGCTACTCACTCTCATGGCGATTAGCGCCGTGTTGATCTGGCGGCTTGCCGACACGATTTTGCTTTTCGTGATGGTCCTTCTCTTTGCAACCGTTTTAAACCCTGTGGTTGCCTGGCTCGAACGGCGCGGCGTGAAGCGCGGCCTGGCCGTCATGCTCGTCATGATGCTGCTGATCGGCGTTTTAGCCCTATTGGTATGGCTGGTGGTGCCGGTTGTCTTGCAGCAACTCAACCAGTTGACACAGAGCGCGCCCCAAATTCGACAAAGCATCCTCTCGCAGTTTGAGAAAATCGCCGACCGCTACCCGGCAATTGAAAACAGCCTTCCTGAAACCGATGCCATTGTCAAAGCCGCGCGCAGTCAGGCTGGGAACGCCGCGCAGTTCGCTTTCAGAACGTCGATGGGTATTATCGGCGCGCTCTTCATTTTCATTGTGGCGCTTCTGCTGCTCGTCTTCACGCTTTCCGACCCCAAGCCACTTCTCTCAGGCTTCTTGGCAACCGTGCCCGAGCGCCACCGCGATACGGCGCGGCGTTGTGTCGTGCGAATCATTGGCCAGATGGCCGCGTGGATCAAAGCAACGCTTATTAACGGCCTTATCACCGGAACGCTGACGGGCGTTTTGCTGATGTTTATTGGTGTCAAGCCCGCGTTTGTCTTTGGAATTCTCGCGTTCTTCGGCGAGTTCGTGCCCAACGTTGGGCCCATTGTCGCGTCGGCGCCGGCGTTGTTTGTTGCGTTAGGGCAAGGCTTGGAAAAAGGCGGATTGGCTCTTGCCGCGATTTTTGCGGTTCAGATGCTTTCAGGCAACGTGCTTGTTCCCCTGATTATGGGCAAGCAAATGGAGTTGCATCCGGTGGCGATTACGTTTTTCGCACTCGGTATGGCCGGACTGTTTGGCGTTGCGGGAGCGATTCTGGCGGTGCCTGCAGCGGCAACGCTCAAAGTCCTGATTGACGAATTCTATTTGCGGCCTCAGCGGATTGAGGGCGAATTGGAATCGGAAAAGGTGAAAAGCACAACCCACAGCATCGTAACGGCTCCGCTTTATTCGCAGCCGGAATTGCAAATCGACACAAACGAATAG